One genomic region from Conexibacter woesei DSM 14684 encodes:
- a CDS encoding alpha/beta fold hydrolase — protein MSAASHRSRTALVEMRGRVVAIGAVAAVTGACAPTAVAAAPFHAEVQHAEVRGERIAWYERGSGPPLLMAIGTGSTMSEWDPALLALLARDRRLIMFDYPGVGRSSSRRGGRTSFAGMADTTARLLRVLGVARADVLGWSMGGFVAQQLAIRHPRSVRRLVLAGTNPGGDRAVLGPPADQRIDSDPDPSDADVLRVLYPRTRAGQAEGRAFLARLERASDRGTIPDDFRVPATTVRRQVAAEHPWLRSNANARALRRLRLPLLVTGGREDTVTPPANARRIARLVPHARLALLPGAHAFLFGERVRFARLVQRFLR, from the coding sequence ATGAGCGCAGCGAGCCACCGTTCCCGCACCGCGCTCGTCGAGATGCGCGGGCGCGTCGTCGCGATCGGGGCGGTGGCAGCGGTCACGGGCGCGTGCGCTCCGACCGCAGTCGCCGCCGCGCCGTTCCACGCCGAGGTGCAGCACGCGGAGGTCCGCGGGGAGCGGATCGCATGGTACGAGCGCGGCAGCGGGCCGCCGCTGCTGATGGCGATCGGGACGGGCTCGACGATGTCCGAGTGGGACCCCGCGCTGCTGGCGCTGCTCGCCCGCGACCGCCGCCTGATCATGTTCGACTACCCCGGCGTCGGCCGCTCGTCGTCACGGCGCGGCGGGCGCACGTCGTTCGCCGGGATGGCCGACACGACCGCCAGGCTGCTGCGCGTGCTCGGCGTCGCGCGCGCCGACGTGCTCGGCTGGTCGATGGGCGGCTTCGTCGCCCAGCAGCTCGCGATCCGCCACCCGCGCTCGGTCCGCCGGCTCGTGCTCGCGGGCACCAACCCCGGCGGCGACCGCGCGGTGCTCGGGCCGCCCGCCGACCAGCGGATCGACAGCGACCCCGACCCGTCCGACGCCGACGTGCTCCGCGTCCTCTACCCGCGCACCCGCGCCGGGCAGGCGGAGGGCCGCGCCTTCCTCGCCCGGCTCGAGCGCGCGAGCGACCGCGGGACGATCCCCGACGACTTCCGCGTACCGGCCACGACCGTCCGCAGACAGGTCGCCGCGGAGCACCCGTGGCTGCGCTCGAACGCCAACGCCCGCGCGCTGCGCCGCCTGCGCCTGCCGCTGCTCGTGACCGGCGGGCGCGAGGACACCGTCACGCCGCCGGCGAACGCCCGGCGGATCGCCCGCCTCGTACCGCACGCGCGGCTGGCGCTGCTGCCCGGCGCGCACGCCTTCCTGTTCGGCGAGCGAGTCCGCTTCGCCCGGCTCGTACAGCGGTTCCTGCGCTAG
- a CDS encoding DEAD/DEAH box helicase produces the protein MSLVDALPTHPSADTLYEAFTDWAAHAGLNLYPHQEEAAIELFSDNNVVLATPTGSGKSMVAIAAHFAALAENRVTFYTAPIKALVSEKFFALCETFGAENVGMLTGDASVNANAPIICCTAEVLANIALREGSGADVGQVVMDEFHYYADGQRGWAWQVPLLCLPQAQFLLMSATLGDVSAIATDLTRRTGRETALIDDAERPVPLTYAWSVEPLHELLEELVAVDRAPIYVVHFTQASAMERAQSLLSAKLCTREERDAIAEAIGAFRFTAGFGRTLSKLVRGGVGVHHAGMLPRYRRLVEQLAQTGLLKVICGTDTLGVGINVPIRTVVFTALAKYDGARHRLLKAREFHQIAGRAGRAGFDTSGYVVVQAPEHVIERTRALAKAGDDPKKRRKVQVKKAPEGAVSWTEETYERLKGAVPEALVSRMRVDHAMILNVVNQPADPVAAMRALMEDNHEDERGRLRLSEQARALGDELVDAGVLEWLPEPDPDGRTLRLAVELQENFALNQPLASFALVAFELLNPEAETYALDVLSVVEAILDDPFPVLMAQANKERGEAVAEMKEQGIEYEERMELLEQVTYPKPLAEPLEDALRTFRETHPWVRESDLSPKSVVRDMHEWGRTFTEFVSHYGLARSEGVVLRYLSSAYRALRQTVPEQVRTEELAEIIEWLGETIRQTDSSLLDEWEALTDPESVARASADLAAGKPPPPARPITANTRAFTKMVRNAMFQKVRLASQDRAEELAQLDAAGAALTDPPGKIAMRLAAWEDALDAYWAEYDEIGSGPRARSPELLLIDREPPGGGRRWSVRQIVEDPDDNRDVAIVAEVDLDASDHAGEPVIRTLSFGQS, from the coding sequence ATGAGCCTGGTCGACGCCCTTCCCACCCACCCCAGCGCCGACACGCTCTACGAAGCGTTCACCGACTGGGCGGCGCACGCGGGCCTGAACCTCTACCCGCACCAGGAGGAGGCGGCGATCGAGCTGTTCAGCGACAACAACGTCGTGCTCGCCACACCGACCGGCTCGGGCAAGTCGATGGTCGCGATCGCGGCGCACTTCGCCGCGCTGGCCGAGAACCGCGTCACGTTCTACACGGCGCCGATCAAGGCGCTCGTGTCGGAGAAGTTCTTCGCGCTGTGCGAGACGTTCGGCGCCGAGAACGTCGGGATGCTGACCGGCGACGCGTCGGTCAATGCGAACGCGCCGATCATCTGCTGCACCGCGGAGGTGCTGGCGAACATCGCGCTGCGGGAGGGCTCCGGCGCGGACGTCGGGCAGGTCGTGATGGACGAGTTCCACTACTACGCCGACGGCCAGCGCGGCTGGGCGTGGCAGGTGCCGCTGCTGTGCCTGCCCCAAGCGCAGTTCCTGCTGATGTCGGCGACGCTCGGCGACGTCAGCGCGATCGCCACCGACCTGACGCGCCGGACCGGGCGCGAGACGGCGCTGATCGACGACGCCGAGCGGCCGGTCCCGCTCACCTACGCGTGGTCGGTCGAGCCGCTGCACGAGCTGCTGGAGGAGCTGGTCGCGGTCGACCGCGCGCCGATCTACGTCGTCCACTTCACGCAGGCCTCCGCGATGGAGCGCGCCCAGTCGCTGCTGTCGGCGAAGCTCTGCACGCGCGAGGAGCGCGACGCGATCGCCGAGGCGATCGGCGCCTTCCGCTTCACGGCCGGCTTCGGCCGCACGCTCTCCAAGCTGGTCCGCGGCGGTGTCGGCGTCCACCACGCCGGGATGCTGCCGCGCTACCGGCGGCTGGTCGAGCAGCTCGCGCAGACCGGGCTGCTGAAGGTGATCTGCGGCACCGACACGCTCGGCGTCGGCATCAACGTGCCGATCCGCACCGTCGTCTTCACGGCGCTGGCGAAGTACGACGGCGCGCGGCACCGGCTGCTGAAGGCGCGCGAGTTCCACCAGATCGCGGGGCGCGCCGGGCGGGCCGGGTTCGACACCTCCGGCTACGTCGTGGTGCAGGCGCCCGAGCACGTGATCGAGCGCACGCGCGCGCTCGCGAAGGCCGGCGACGACCCGAAGAAGCGCCGCAAGGTCCAGGTCAAGAAGGCGCCGGAAGGCGCCGTCAGCTGGACCGAGGAGACGTACGAGCGGCTGAAGGGCGCGGTCCCCGAGGCGCTCGTGTCGCGGATGCGGGTCGACCACGCGATGATCCTCAACGTCGTCAACCAGCCGGCCGACCCGGTCGCGGCGATGCGGGCGCTGATGGAGGACAACCACGAGGACGAGCGCGGCCGCCTGCGGCTCTCCGAGCAGGCCCGCGCGCTCGGTGACGAGCTGGTCGACGCCGGCGTCCTGGAGTGGCTGCCGGAGCCCGACCCGGACGGCCGCACGCTGCGACTCGCGGTCGAGCTGCAGGAGAACTTCGCGCTCAACCAGCCGCTCGCGTCGTTCGCGCTCGTCGCGTTCGAGCTGCTCAACCCGGAGGCCGAGACCTACGCGCTCGACGTGCTGTCGGTCGTCGAGGCGATCCTCGACGACCCCTTCCCGGTGTTGATGGCGCAGGCGAACAAGGAGCGCGGCGAGGCCGTCGCCGAGATGAAGGAGCAGGGGATCGAGTACGAGGAGCGGATGGAGCTGCTCGAACAGGTCACCTACCCGAAGCCGCTCGCCGAGCCGCTGGAGGACGCGCTGCGGACGTTCCGTGAGACGCACCCGTGGGTGCGCGAGTCCGACCTGTCGCCGAAGTCGGTCGTGCGCGACATGCACGAGTGGGGGCGGACCTTCACCGAGTTCGTCTCGCACTACGGCCTGGCGCGCTCGGAGGGGGTCGTGCTGCGCTACCTCAGCAGCGCATACCGCGCGCTGCGCCAGACGGTCCCCGAGCAGGTCCGGACCGAGGAGCTGGCCGAGATCATCGAGTGGCTCGGCGAGACGATCCGGCAGACCGACTCGAGCCTGCTGGACGAGTGGGAGGCACTGACCGACCCGGAGTCGGTCGCGCGCGCGTCCGCCGACCTGGCGGCCGGGAAGCCGCCGCCGCCGGCCCGGCCGATCACCGCCAACACGCGCGCGTTCACGAAGATGGTCCGCAACGCGATGTTCCAGAAGGTCCGCCTGGCGTCACAGGACCGTGCTGAGGAGCTGGCGCAGCTCGACGCCGCCGGGGCCGCGCTGACCGACCCGCCCGGGAAGATCGCGATGCGGCTGGCCGCCTGGGAGGACGCGCTCGACGCCTACTGGGCGGAGTACGACGAGATCGGCTCAGGGCCGCGGGCGCGCTCGCCGGAGCTGCTGCTGATCGACCGCGAGCCGCCCGGCGGCGGCCGCCGCTGGAGCGTACGCCAGATCGTCGAGGACCCCGACGACAACCGCGACGTCGCGATCGTCGCGGAGGTCGACCTCGACGCCTCCGACCACGCCGGCGAGCCGGTGATCCGGACGCTGTCGTTCGGACAGTCCTAG
- a CDS encoding class I SAM-dependent methyltransferase encodes MADGTFEQLVAEGEAAPVEGWDFSWLDGRATEARPSWGYQRLISQRLPQVAAALDVQTGGGEVLAGVEQLPATMAATESWPPNVAKASALLHPRGAVVVADPDEPPLPFADAAFDLVVSRHPATIWWSEIARVLRPGGAYLAQHVGPASGFELIEHFLGPQPQARRARNPDDEREAAEAAGLRVVDQRVERLPIELFDVGAAVYLLRKLIWWVPGFSVERYRDRLLALHQRIEADGSFVAHSTRVLIEVRKA; translated from the coding sequence ATGGCAGACGGAACGTTCGAGCAGCTGGTCGCGGAAGGCGAGGCGGCCCCGGTCGAGGGCTGGGACTTCTCGTGGCTCGACGGCCGTGCGACGGAGGCGCGGCCGTCGTGGGGCTACCAGCGCCTGATCTCGCAGCGCCTGCCGCAGGTCGCCGCCGCGCTCGACGTCCAGACCGGCGGCGGCGAGGTGCTCGCCGGCGTCGAGCAGTTGCCGGCGACGATGGCGGCGACGGAGTCGTGGCCGCCGAACGTCGCGAAGGCGAGCGCGCTGCTGCACCCGCGCGGCGCGGTCGTGGTCGCCGACCCGGACGAGCCGCCGCTGCCGTTCGCCGACGCGGCGTTCGACCTCGTCGTCAGCCGCCATCCGGCGACGATCTGGTGGTCGGAGATCGCGCGGGTGCTGCGGCCCGGTGGCGCGTACCTCGCCCAGCACGTGGGACCGGCGAGCGGGTTCGAGCTGATCGAGCACTTCCTCGGGCCGCAGCCGCAGGCGCGCCGCGCGCGCAACCCCGACGACGAGCGGGAGGCCGCCGAGGCCGCCGGCCTGCGCGTTGTCGACCAGCGCGTCGAGCGGCTGCCGATCGAGCTGTTCGACGTCGGCGCCGCCGTCTACCTGCTGCGCAAGCTGATCTGGTGGGTTCCGGGCTTCAGCGTCGAGCGCTACCGCGACCGGCTGCTGGCGCTGCACCAGCGGATCGAGGCCGACGGCTCGTTCGTGGCCCACTCGACGCGCGTGCTGATCGAGGTGCGCAAGGCGTAG
- a CDS encoding RNA polymerase sigma factor translates to MIPAAEPRDELADTVRVEGARILATLVRTVGSLQVAEDAVQEAVVAALRSWPRTGVPAEPRAWLTVTARNRAIDILRRERARAGKEREATELARLRTPELPPESVVRDDQLRLIFTCCHPTLSPEARVALALRTLCGLSPAQIAAVLLSSEAAIAKRLTRTRGKIAAARIPYRVPSDEELPGRLAAVCGVVHALYTAGHAPLEGEAAVDVDGCTEALRLARLLHDLLPDEAMPAAVLALLLLTDSRRPARVDDAGEVVLLADQDRARWDAAAIAEGCALLDASLRRTGGVADPYQLQAAIAAEHARAPAYAQTDWLEIVRLYDLLLSVAPSAPAALSRAVAVAEASGTAAALAALDAIEPSPRWHAVRAELLACEGRYAEAVAEITTSLTETVTAPERRHRERRRAIWAARVR, encoded by the coding sequence GTGATCCCCGCGGCCGAGCCCCGCGATGAGCTGGCCGACACCGTCCGGGTCGAGGGTGCGCGCATCCTCGCCACCCTCGTCCGGACGGTCGGCAGCCTGCAGGTGGCCGAGGACGCCGTGCAGGAGGCGGTCGTGGCCGCCCTGCGGTCCTGGCCGCGCACGGGCGTGCCGGCCGAGCCGCGGGCCTGGCTCACGGTCACGGCGCGGAACCGGGCGATCGACATCCTGCGCCGCGAGCGCGCCCGCGCGGGCAAGGAGCGGGAGGCGACGGAGCTGGCGAGACTGCGCACCCCCGAGCTGCCGCCGGAGAGCGTCGTGCGCGACGACCAGCTGCGGCTGATCTTCACCTGCTGCCACCCGACCCTGTCGCCGGAGGCGCGGGTGGCGCTGGCGCTGCGCACGCTGTGCGGGCTGTCGCCCGCGCAGATCGCCGCGGTGCTGCTGAGCAGCGAGGCGGCGATCGCCAAGCGCCTGACGCGCACGCGGGGGAAGATCGCGGCGGCGAGGATCCCGTACCGGGTGCCGTCCGACGAGGAGCTGCCCGGCCGCCTCGCCGCCGTCTGCGGCGTCGTGCACGCCCTCTACACGGCCGGCCACGCTCCGCTGGAGGGCGAGGCGGCGGTCGACGTCGACGGCTGCACGGAAGCGCTGCGGCTGGCCCGGCTGCTGCACGACCTGCTGCCGGACGAGGCGATGCCGGCCGCGGTGCTGGCGCTGCTGCTGCTGACCGACTCCCGCCGCCCGGCGCGGGTCGACGACGCCGGCGAGGTCGTGCTGCTGGCCGACCAGGACCGCGCGCGCTGGGACGCGGCGGCGATCGCGGAGGGTTGCGCGCTGCTGGACGCGTCGCTGCGCCGCACGGGCGGCGTCGCGGACCCGTACCAGCTGCAGGCGGCGATCGCCGCCGAGCACGCGCGTGCGCCGGCGTACGCGCAGACCGACTGGCTCGAGATCGTCCGCCTCTACGACCTGCTGCTGTCGGTCGCGCCGAGCGCGCCGGCGGCGCTGAGCCGCGCCGTCGCGGTCGCCGAGGCGAGCGGCACCGCCGCGGCACTCGCCGCGCTGGATGCGATCGAGCCGAGCCCGCGGTGGCACGCGGTTCGTGCCGAGCTGCTCGCCTGCGAGGGCCGCTACGCCGAGGCGGTGGCGGAGATCACGACGTCGCTGACCGAGACGGTGACGGCGCCGGAGCGCCGCCACCGGGAACGGCGCCGCGCGATCTGGGCCGCCCGCGTGCGCTAG
- a CDS encoding S1 family peptidase produces the protein MNPLRKVADSAALAAALTGALGAAVALGAALAPPAAAIVGGERVASRDAPWAVSLLVQAGREARWHHRCSATVIAPRRVVTARHCVEHQDAWRARAMVGSDDPERRPGRTVAVSRIWVSALLDWDDPGVIEREGDVAVIETASDIPAPALPLAAPGTTIAGGETVWPYGFGRIDREGRPTSEPALLRRAVMRGHTEAECAESDFGDQSSLLCASRAEGAGGGTVAPGDSGGGLVHQGASGPELLGVTSVASRGELRDEISGFVSIPLTHAFVTDPARGVELPRPLARSTLKGRARVGERVRCMARFAPVVTRVRTRWTVTGKGARALRYTSGAKGLRLPAATLGRTLTCYVVGELRFEEYGAAADPSRPVEVKR, from the coding sequence GTGAATCCACTCAGGAAGGTTGCAGACAGCGCGGCACTGGCCGCGGCGCTGACCGGCGCGCTCGGCGCTGCGGTCGCGCTCGGCGCCGCGCTCGCGCCGCCGGCAGCCGCGATCGTCGGCGGTGAGCGCGTCGCAAGCAGAGACGCGCCGTGGGCGGTCTCGCTGCTCGTCCAGGCGGGCCGCGAAGCGCGGTGGCATCACCGCTGCAGCGCGACGGTGATCGCTCCGCGGCGGGTGGTGACGGCACGCCACTGCGTCGAGCACCAGGACGCCTGGCGCGCGCGGGCGATGGTCGGCAGCGACGACCCGGAGCGCAGACCGGGGCGGACCGTCGCCGTCTCGCGCATCTGGGTCTCCGCGCTGCTGGACTGGGACGACCCGGGCGTGATCGAGCGCGAGGGCGACGTCGCGGTGATCGAGACCGCGAGCGACATCCCGGCGCCGGCGCTGCCGCTCGCGGCGCCCGGCACGACGATCGCCGGCGGCGAGACCGTCTGGCCGTACGGCTTCGGGCGCATCGACCGGGAGGGGCGCCCGACGAGCGAGCCGGCGCTGCTGCGTCGCGCCGTGATGCGCGGCCACACCGAGGCCGAGTGCGCGGAGTCGGACTTCGGCGACCAGTCGTCGCTGCTGTGCGCGAGCCGCGCCGAGGGCGCCGGCGGCGGCACCGTCGCGCCCGGCGACTCCGGCGGCGGGCTCGTGCACCAGGGCGCGAGCGGCCCGGAGCTGCTCGGGGTCACGTCGGTCGCCTCGCGCGGCGAGCTGCGCGACGAGATCTCCGGCTTCGTCTCGATCCCGCTCACGCACGCGTTCGTCACGGACCCGGCACGCGGCGTCGAGCTGCCGCGGCCGCTGGCGAGATCGACCCTGAAGGGGCGCGCCCGCGTCGGCGAGCGGGTCCGCTGCATGGCGCGGTTCGCACCCGTCGTCACGCGGGTGCGGACCCGCTGGACGGTGACCGGGAAAGGCGCCCGAGCGCTCCGGTACACGAGCGGCGCGAAAGGGCTGCGGCTGCCCGCCGCGACCCTCGGGCGCACGCTCACGTGCTACGTCGTCGGCGAGCTGCGCTTCGAGGAGTACGGCGCCGCGGCCGATCCATCCAGACCTGTCGAGGTGAAGAGATGA
- a CDS encoding heavy metal translocating P-type ATPase codes for MSTTPEQVDLPITGMTCASCANRIERKLNKLDGVQASVNYATEKAAVSFDPEHVSAEDLLKAVESAGYTATLPAPAGADGGAGAATAAGEDEDPTRPLRNRLIWSALLSLPVLLLSMIPALQFDNWQWLAWNLATPVVLWAAWPFHRAAWANLKHATATMDTLISVGTLAAWTWSVVALFFGDAGMTGMRMGFDLVPDRSAALDHVYFEVAAVVITFILGGRYFEARAKRKAGAALSALLELGAKDVAILDADGTERRVRIEELNVGDRFVVRPGEKVATDGVVVEGSSAVDQSLLTGESIPVEKAPGDDVVGATVNVGGRLVVRATKIGTDTALAQIAKLVSDAQTGKAPVQRLADRVSGVFVPIVIAIAAGALGFWLGAGESAAFAFTAAVAVLIIACPCALGLATPTALLVGTGRGAQLGLLIKGPEVLESTRKVDTIVLDKTGTVTTGQMALVDVAVADGVDPEEALRLVGGLEHASEHPIARAIAEAAQARVGTLPAPEGFANREGLGVEGTVDGHAVVAGRPALLADWGLRLPAALDAARTAAEAEGRTAIAAAWDGETRAVFVVADTPKPTSAEAIRQLKALGLRPVLLTGDNASTARAVAAQVGIDDVIAEVLPSEKAEVVKRLQAEGRVVAMVGDGVNDAPALAQADLGLAIGTGTDVAIEASDLTLVSGDLRAAGDAIRLSRKTLGTIRSNLFWAFAYNVALIPAAAAGFLNPLLAGAAMAFSSVFVVANSLRLRAFRVQREGAAGGS; via the coding sequence ATGAGCACGACACCCGAACAGGTCGACCTGCCGATCACCGGGATGACGTGCGCCTCCTGCGCGAACCGGATCGAGCGCAAGCTGAACAAGCTCGACGGCGTGCAGGCGTCGGTCAACTACGCGACCGAGAAGGCCGCGGTCTCGTTCGACCCCGAGCACGTCTCGGCCGAGGACCTGCTGAAGGCCGTCGAGAGCGCCGGCTACACCGCGACGCTGCCCGCGCCCGCCGGCGCTGACGGCGGCGCGGGTGCCGCCACGGCGGCCGGCGAGGACGAGGACCCGACGCGGCCGCTGCGCAACCGGCTGATCTGGTCGGCGCTGCTGTCGCTGCCGGTGCTGCTGCTGTCGATGATCCCGGCGCTGCAGTTCGACAACTGGCAGTGGCTGGCGTGGAACCTCGCGACCCCGGTCGTGCTGTGGGCGGCGTGGCCGTTCCACCGCGCGGCGTGGGCGAACCTCAAGCACGCCACGGCCACGATGGACACGCTGATCTCGGTCGGCACGCTCGCGGCGTGGACGTGGTCGGTCGTCGCGCTGTTCTTCGGCGACGCCGGCATGACCGGCATGAGAATGGGCTTCGACCTCGTGCCGGACCGCTCGGCGGCGCTCGATCACGTCTACTTCGAGGTCGCCGCAGTCGTCATCACGTTCATCCTCGGCGGCCGCTACTTCGAGGCGCGCGCCAAGCGCAAGGCCGGCGCGGCGCTGTCCGCGCTGCTGGAGCTGGGCGCGAAGGACGTCGCGATCCTCGACGCCGACGGCACCGAGCGGCGCGTGCGGATCGAAGAGCTGAACGTCGGCGACCGCTTCGTCGTGCGGCCGGGCGAGAAGGTCGCGACCGACGGCGTCGTCGTCGAGGGCTCCTCGGCGGTCGACCAGTCGCTGCTGACGGGCGAGTCGATCCCGGTCGAGAAGGCGCCGGGCGACGACGTCGTCGGCGCGACCGTCAACGTCGGCGGGCGGCTGGTCGTGCGCGCGACGAAGATCGGCACCGACACCGCGCTCGCGCAGATCGCCAAGCTCGTCAGCGACGCGCAGACCGGCAAGGCGCCGGTCCAGCGGCTCGCCGACCGCGTCTCCGGCGTGTTCGTCCCGATCGTGATCGCGATCGCCGCCGGCGCGCTCGGCTTCTGGCTGGGCGCGGGCGAGAGCGCGGCGTTCGCGTTCACCGCCGCCGTCGCCGTCCTGATCATCGCCTGCCCCTGCGCGCTCGGCCTCGCGACGCCGACCGCGCTGCTCGTCGGCACCGGCCGCGGCGCCCAGCTCGGCCTGCTGATCAAGGGGCCGGAGGTGCTGGAGTCGACGCGCAAGGTCGACACGATCGTGCTCGACAAGACCGGCACCGTCACGACCGGCCAGATGGCGCTCGTCGACGTAGCGGTCGCCGACGGCGTCGATCCCGAGGAGGCGCTGCGGCTGGTCGGCGGCCTGGAGCACGCCTCCGAGCACCCGATCGCCCGCGCGATCGCAGAGGCCGCGCAGGCGCGCGTCGGCACGCTGCCGGCGCCGGAGGGCTTCGCGAACCGCGAGGGCCTCGGCGTCGAGGGCACCGTCGACGGCCACGCCGTCGTCGCCGGCCGCCCGGCGCTGCTCGCCGACTGGGGGCTGCGGCTCCCGGCCGCGCTCGACGCCGCGCGCACGGCCGCCGAGGCGGAGGGCCGCACCGCGATCGCAGCGGCGTGGGACGGCGAGACACGAGCCGTCTTCGTCGTCGCCGACACACCCAAGCCGACCTCCGCGGAGGCGATCCGCCAGCTGAAGGCGCTCGGGCTGCGGCCGGTGCTGCTGACCGGCGACAACGCCTCGACCGCGAGAGCGGTCGCGGCGCAGGTCGGGATCGACGACGTGATCGCGGAGGTGCTCCCGTCCGAGAAGGCCGAGGTCGTCAAGCGGCTGCAGGCCGAAGGCCGGGTCGTCGCGATGGTCGGCGACGGCGTCAACGACGCGCCCGCGCTCGCGCAGGCCGACCTCGGTCTCGCGATCGGCACCGGCACCGACGTCGCGATCGAGGCATCGGACCTGACGCTCGTCTCCGGCGACCTGCGCGCCGCCGGCGACGCGATCCGGCTCTCGCGCAAGACGCTCGGAACGATCCGCTCGAACCTGTTCTGGGCGTTCGCCTACAACGTCGCGCTGATCCCGGCCGCTGCCGCCGGCTTCCTCAACCCGCTCCTGGCCGGCGCCGCGATGGCGTTCAGCTCGGTCTTCGTCGTCGCCAACTCCCTTCGCCTGCGCGCCTTCCGCGTGCAGCGCGAGGGGGCGGCCGGGGGGAGCTGA
- a CDS encoding YciI family protein, whose product MAQYLALTYTADVDWWAPEQAEELAEYRQFGVDHADSIVASAVLHPTGTATVVRVTGARGGDVVTADGPYAETKEALTGYYLLEAEDLDAAVAIAAQLPAAWNGAVEVRPVILAK is encoded by the coding sequence ATGGCGCAGTATCTGGCACTCACCTACACCGCCGACGTCGACTGGTGGGCACCCGAGCAGGCGGAGGAGCTGGCCGAGTACCGGCAGTTCGGCGTCGATCATGCCGACAGCATCGTCGCGAGCGCCGTGCTGCACCCGACCGGCACCGCCACGGTGGTGCGGGTGACGGGCGCGCGCGGCGGAGACGTCGTCACGGCGGACGGGCCGTATGCCGAGACGAAGGAGGCGCTGACCGGCTACTACCTGCTCGAAGCGGAGGATCTCGACGCCGCCGTCGCGATCGCCGCACAGCTTCCCGCCGCCTGGAACGGGGCGGTCGAGGTGCGGCCGGTGATCCTCGCGAAGTGA